The following coding sequences lie in one Methylotuvimicrobium alcaliphilum 20Z genomic window:
- the mtnA gene encoding S-methyl-5-thioribose-1-phosphate isomerase has product MTEPKQLAVQALQWTGDSLKVLDQRLLPETIAYEDYRDAQGVAEAIKTMRVRGAPAIGIAAAYGVALSVKLHCYDRSVNWSDQVFADIERLAASRPTAVNLFWALDRMKALLNSQPEDPVAATQALAVEIHQDDIAANHRIGELGADIIGGAKGVLTHCNAGALATGGYGTALGVIRSACRRGLNKVFAGETRPWLQGARLTVWELAQDGIAATLIADSAAAWLMKSGAVDWIVVGADRIAANGDTANKIGTYSLAVLAKQHGVKVMVAAPLSTIDWNLADGSGIEIEQREPNELLPDSYNQESLVSAWNPVFDVTPVELIAAIVTERGVVVNPSENGMGSLKS; this is encoded by the coding sequence ATGACTGAACCCAAACAATTAGCGGTACAAGCCCTGCAATGGACAGGCGATTCGTTAAAAGTCCTGGATCAAAGGCTGCTTCCCGAAACTATCGCTTATGAAGACTACCGCGATGCGCAGGGCGTCGCTGAAGCGATAAAAACGATGCGTGTGCGCGGTGCGCCCGCGATCGGTATTGCGGCGGCCTACGGTGTGGCGTTATCGGTGAAGCTGCATTGCTATGATCGTTCGGTAAATTGGTCTGACCAGGTGTTTGCCGATATCGAACGGCTGGCGGCATCGCGCCCGACCGCAGTCAATTTATTTTGGGCCTTGGACCGGATGAAAGCTCTTTTAAATTCCCAGCCGGAAGATCCGGTGGCGGCAACACAAGCCTTGGCCGTAGAAATTCATCAGGACGATATTGCCGCGAATCATCGAATAGGCGAGTTAGGCGCCGACATTATCGGTGGGGCTAAAGGCGTTTTGACGCATTGTAACGCCGGCGCCTTGGCGACAGGCGGTTACGGTACCGCGCTCGGCGTGATTCGAAGCGCCTGCCGGCGAGGCTTAAATAAAGTTTTTGCAGGAGAAACCCGCCCTTGGTTACAAGGCGCCCGACTGACCGTTTGGGAATTGGCTCAAGACGGTATTGCGGCGACCTTGATAGCCGATTCAGCGGCCGCCTGGTTGATGAAGTCGGGTGCGGTCGATTGGATCGTCGTCGGTGCCGATCGGATTGCGGCGAACGGCGATACCGCAAACAAAATCGGCACTTATTCGCTTGCGGTACTGGCCAAACAGCATGGCGTCAAGGTAATGGTAGCGGCTCCGTTATCGACGATCGATTGGAATCTTGCCGATGGTAGCGGTATTGAAATCGAACAGCGCGAACCTAATGAACTGTTACCGGATAGTTATAATCAGGAATCCTTGGTCAGCGCTTGGAATCCGGTTTTTGATGTGACGCCGGTCGAATTAATTGCGGCGATCGTGACCGAACGCGGCGTGGTAGTGAATCCATCAGAAAATGGCATGGGGAGTCTT